Genomic segment of Oncorhynchus keta strain PuntledgeMale-10-30-2019 chromosome 12, Oket_V2, whole genome shotgun sequence:
TTGGGCTGATTTATTTTCAACATGACCTATGTTAATATTGAATCAGCTTCGCTTGATGGTAGCTGTTCCCTCTTGGGGGAATATACTTATGTCAGAGCCATTTATTTACATACATGGATATATATGGCtctgtgtaatgtaatgtgtttCTTTCCTAAACATACATATCAATCAGCATGTCCATATTATTCAGTTAtctaagtaggaaacactgccttGTCTTTTTTTATAGCATCCACCACTAGTGGGCACTGTCATTTAATTTAGTGACCTGCAATAAATATTTGTCCAGACTCCAGCTTTGAAAGGAGCTCATTTCTAACAGCTTTCAACCACAGTACATTGCCCTGACAATATAAAAGGTGCAGCATCACATTGTACTCAGATGGTGCACTGTGTATCAACATGCTTAGTAAGCACGGTCACTGATTAGTACTTATCATCCACTGCAGAAAGGGTAAGCCGCTTACATGAACATATGTAACGGATATTTTCCCTGAGTAGGTAGGTATCCATTAACAGACAACTTCCTGAAACAAATCTTGCCAGGTGATAGTGATCAGTGGACCAGAGCTGTGAGGAAGAATTATTCAAGGTAACACAGTACATTAAGTAGGTCAGTGCCTCGTCCTAGAAATGGAACTgctacaaaaaaatgttttacaaatcAACCACTCAATGATCGTGAGAgatgttaaaaaaataaacaccACAAAAGGCCAGCAATAGGCATAAGTTCTTTATAAAAGTAAAAATAGAAATTCAGTAATTGATAAAAGGATATTTGAAAAAAGGTATATGAAGTACAATCTCAATCTGCTTTTATATGCCAATTTACACCCTGGTCTAACGTAGCTAGTAATTAACAAAACCACTCTAGAATCCCAGGATAGAGCTTGTGCCATAGAACTAGCAGGAATTCCATCTCTATCCTAGCAGATCTTAGTAGATATTAGTTCAGTGTTCAATATCATTGTTCAGATCCCAAAGGCATGAATTGGTTGGGGATAGAACAGGCTCTTCTTGAAATTGAATTAGGATGACCCAGGATGTGGCAAGCAGTTGTTTATAATAGACAAGCAGCAGAATGTGTAGCTTTGGCATGTAAGACCAGAGGACAGTGTCCCCTGTTGTGTCAATGGACttcaagcctctgtcctttcaCTAGAACGAGGTCACAGGATGACACAATGCCTCTTCTTCGTACGTTGTCTTGCTCTGCGGCTTGATGCCAGGGCTTTTTTGGTGGCATCTCTGAAAATGTCCTCTACGTTCTCCCGGTATTTGGCTGAACACTCTAGATAAAGCTCAGCACTCATATGCCGCCTGGTCTCCTCACCCTGTGGAACCAAACAATGAGCAGTCACTGGATGACAGGGAGTACTGGACCAGAATTGGAGACTGGTAAACAGGGCAAAGCAGAGAAGGTTTTCTAGGATCAAGCATTTGAAAGCCATTATCCATAATTCAAATGAAATGGTTAAAGTCAAAGCACCACACCTCAAGTTATGTGTATAAACCCTGTCATCAGGGGGACAGGTTGATCCTCACCTGTGTGTAAGTGATGGGAGCCTGGTCCATGGCTTTTAGCCTCCTGGTACGCTCCTTatccttcctcaggtcagtcttacagccaatcagaatgacaGGAACATCGCGACAGAAGTGGTTCACTTCCGGGTACCACTGTGTGAGACAGCAGAACACAATAGTGAATGTAGAGGTAAGAGGTCAAGTTAGGAAGGATCTCAAACTGTCACATTGGGATTACACTCGGGATCATGGTGtttgcatactgtgtgtgtgtactgttttcATATTTTCATTGACTGGACCCATAAACAATTAACGCTAAGTTTCATCAATgaccaaacagaggaaacagataCTAATAAAATAGCCTACAAAAATACTACATTGACAGGTTGTTTGGTTTGGCTCTACGTCTACCCAGGTATCGGTTCTACAAGTAGGCGTGTTTACCCCCTCCCTTGCTGTAATGGTTTGTGCTTACAAAGTCTCACTCTGACTGCATTCCCCTTGACTTTATCACATGGCATGCATTTATGGCTCTTTATTGACATCTCCCTGCTCATTGAGGGAGGCTTCCAGCACATTCCCGTCTGTTTTTCAGGCCAAGCCACTGGGGTCAAAGTTCATGTGCTCTGGTTGAGTCACAAGTAGCGAACAAAGTCAAAGGAATGTACACAGTCACATCAAAGTCAATCTCCAACAATCATTCATCAAATTCCTGCCTAGATGTGATGTCTAACCACATAAGTGGTGAACTCGCAATCGCTTTCCCACCTCTCTGTGGTGACTAATGTTGTGATTGTTTATTTGTACCGACAATACTCACTAGATCTATTATGCACTGTACCGGGATCCTAGCAAAACATGCAGGCCCTTAAATTCACTGTGGTTAGCTGCTTACTTAGTGTTGGCTGTTGTTgggcagaatatgaatgtcattgGCTGTCACTGGATAATGTAATATCGTAGATTAATCATGATCAATGAGCTTACCTTGATTAAGACATTTTCAAAACTGGTGGGGTTGGTCACATCATAACAAACTAACACCAGGTTGGCATTCTGGTATGAGAGTGGCCTCAAACGATCGTAATCATCTTGGCCTGAAAAAATGGACACACAAATACACTCAATGTAaactaggataggataagtaatccttctcaccccccccttttaagatttagatgcactatcgtaaagtgactgttccactggatgtcataaggtgaatgcaccaatttgtaagtcgctctggataagagcgtctgctaaatgacttaaatgtaaatgtaatgtaaatgtctgtgaCCAAGCGTTCTATCCCCATAGCAACCAACTTGTATAGACGTACACATTTTCCTGTCAGCGTTTGCGCTGAGTCAGTAACATTTTTAGTTCTTGTAAATGTATTATACTGCTCTTCAAATCATTATCCAAAACATTTTTCTCAAACAGTAATGTGAAGCTGTTATTGTAGTAGGTGTTCCTGTCTAGTATTAATATTTCTGCACTTTTAGAAATGTGACGTCACGAATGGACATTTGAATATTTGGGCGGTCTGACGCATGCGCGCAGCGTGACATGGAAAAATAATCTTGAACAGCTGTAGCTACCATTCTTATTATGCCTCAGTGGTAGCTACCAAAAAATACAACTGTCTGCGGCTGTACTGTAGCCATCTGGAGGTTCTGTACAGGGAGTCGGAGGAAGCGAAATAGCTAGCTCGTGCCGCTAACTGTCACAATGTCCCTGCAAAGGTGTCAAACTGATTGGGAAGAAATTGACCAAGAGTATCAACAATTACAGGTAGGCCTATGTGAAGCCTGTTtgacagctagctaacgttagtgcgTAGCGTGACGTGTACTACCGTCAGTTCGGCAAGAGAGGAGACGATATAGCTACGATTGTCAACTCAGTTTAGTAGAttgctagctagcctgttagttcgtttgctagctagctggttCAGTTAACCTTTTGTCAAATTAGTATGCTGGGTTATCGGATAACGTTATAATTGTACACAATATTTTGTATTCAGGAACTTTCTAATATAattatgctgaacaaaaatataaacgcaacatgtaaagtgttggttccatgagctgaaatgaaagatcccagaaatgttccatatgcacaaaaacttatttctctcaaattgtctacaaatgtgtttatatccctattagtgagcatttttccttttcCTAGACAATCCATCcagctgacaggtgtggcatatcaagaattatacagcatgatcattacacaggtgtaccttgtgctggggacaataaaaggccactctaaaatgtgcagttttgtcacaacacaatgccacagatgtctcaagttttgagggagcgtacaattggcatgctgactgcgggaatgtccaccagagctgttaccagagaatttaatattcctttctctaccataagccacctctgtcgttttagagaatttgcagtacatccaaccggcctctcAACCGCAGGCCACGTATGGTtttgtgtgggcaagcggtttgttGAAGTTAACGTTGTGAACCATAACCCCCAAGTGCCCCATGGGGCGGTGAGTttatgttatgggcaggcataagctatggacactGAACACAATTGCaatttatcgatggcaatttgaatgcagagatatGTGATGAgattctgaggcccattgttgtgccattcatccgccgccatcacctcatgctTCAGCATGAAAGTGCACTGACCCAAGATCTGTATACAATTCCTGACATCTGAAAATGTcgcagttcttccatggcctgcatactcaccagacatgtcatacATGGAgtacgtttgggatgctctggatcgacgtgttagacagtgtgttccagttcccgccattATCCATCAACTCCATACAGCCATTggagagtgggacaacattccacaggccacaatcaacagcctgatcaactctatgcgaatcagtcaaatgactgatttccttatgaattGTAACTCACTCAGtagaatctttgaaattgttgcattttatatttttgttgggTATAGTATCCTGGGGTATGCAAGTCAGGTTTACTTGAATTGGTGCAGCTAGCTAGATTTTAATATATGGAAATTTGGCCAGTGACTGGCAAACGTTAGCTCGTTAACTAGCAATAATAGCTTGTTGAGGTCATAATAACAAGCAAGCAAACTAGCTAGCTCAGGTTGATAACAATGAttagtagctagctagttgttTTTATAGTGAAATCTCCCAAATTGTAACCTTGGCGCAGTTAAATCAGTCAACCAATGCAGGTATGTAGCAAATAAGGGTCACTTTACCCAGGGTGCAGTGGCTTCTTTCCCTCTCATTTCCTTCTTGACACCACTTGAAAGGACAGGATAAgttcaaaataaaataattgCCGATTTGACAGTCTCTGCTATCAACATATTTGAGTACAGATGAAACATCCTTCGGTAATTTATTTCCATTTTATTTATAGGAAACTCACAAAGTGTACAGGCAGAAGCTCGATGAGCTCACCAACCTCCAGGCAACATGCAGCAGTGCCATTAGTAAACAGCGGAAGGGTCTAAAAGATCTCGGGCACAGTCTGTGCAAGTAAGTAGCCTACTCTTAGTGCTGTCAGTTGACACAGAATGGTTGTCTTATTTTCTTGTACCAAAGGTCCCCATAAGTAGGACCTGAGGGTTTAAAGGTTTAATTTTCTTCGACAGGTGCACAAAAACAAGTGATGAGAAAGAAACGGAACTGATCAAAGACATCCAAATGCAAATTAAAGACAAAGAGAACTTCTTCTTTGATATGGAAGCCTATTTGCCAAAGAAGAATGGGTCAGTGTATTTGATGACTTGATTATTACATATTTTGGTTACAGATGTTGCCATATGAGGGTGTCAAAGCATATTGTAAAATGTTTGTCTCTTTTCAGATTGTACTTAAATTTGGTGCTTGGCAATGTGAATGTAACACTTCTCAGCAACCAGGCAAAGTAAGTGTGCTTTAACAAAATATCTGTATTCAGTCACATCCCCATGGTTTCTGCTTATGACCCCCTGTTTGTTCTATTCTCTGGAGCAGATTTGCCTATAAAGATGAATATGAGAAGTTCAAGCTTTTATGACAATAATCTTGATGTTTGGGGCCATAACCTGTCTCTTTTTGCTCAATTACCGGTGAGTTGGCTATGTTATGCATTTGATGTTTCCTTGCAGCATCTTTTAATGTTTCATCAAAGCGAAGTAGTTGTAAATGTCTGTTTTGTTGTTGCAGTGTCACAGATGAAATCTTCAACTTCTTGCTGGTTTGGTACTACTGCACTTTGACCATAAGGGAAAGCATCCTCATGAGCAATGGGTCCCGGTGAGCTACTAAGCTTTTTatgtgatttttttatttatttattaatttttttACTCTGTGAGATCAAAATACTTTACCAGTGTGCCTACCAAGTTATGCTTCTTTATTCTAATTCCACTCCATGTGTCCTTTCAGGATCAAAGGGTGGTGGGTTTCCCATCATTATGTCTCTACCTTCCTATCAGGTGTAAAGCTTACCTGGtaagtgttttatttttatttttttaaactttgaaCACTTTCTTTGAATTGCTGTTGGTCAAAAGCAAAACATCTGTTGGCAGTTGCCTTCAAAGGTTTTCTGACAAGCAGTTTGATTGATTAACGTTATCCCATCACCTGTATTGATTGGTTCCTCTGTTTGCTTCTTCTCAAAGGCCAGAGGGGTCCATGTATCAGATGTTTAGAAGTCAATTCCTTGCATTCTCCATTTACCAGAGTAAGCATCTACTTTTtctatttatactgaacaaaaatataaatgcaacatgtaaagtgttgggcctatgtttcatgagctgaaataaaatatcctagaaatcttccatgtgcacaaaaagcttattttccacaaatgtgtttacatccctattagggatcatttcttctttgccaagataatccatccatctgacaggtgtggcatatcaagaattaaacagcatgatcattacacatgtgcaccttgagctggggacaataaaaggccgctctaaatgtgcagttttgtcacacaacacaatgccacagatgtctcaagttttgagggagtgtacaattggcatgctgactgcaggaatgtccaccagagctgttgccagagaattggatagtcctttctctaccataagccacctccaaacgtaattttagagaatttagcagtacctCCAACC
This window contains:
- the LOC127906329 gene encoding rho-related GTP-binding protein RhoF-like isoform X1, with amino-acid sequence MDCLGKGKMLTNRDINTFVDNLREISFLCIWNISGIFHFSSWNQHFTCQDDYDRLRPLSYQNANLVLVCYDVTNPTSFENVLIKWYPEVNHFCRDVPVILIGCKTDLRKDKERTRRLKAMDQAPITYTQGEETRRHMSAELYLECSAKYRENVEDIFRDATKKALASSRRARQRTKKRHCVIL
- the LOC127906329 gene encoding rho-related GTP-binding protein RhoF-like isoform X3, whose product is MAGTGTHCLTRRSRASQTYSMYDMSGQDDYDRLRPLSYQNANLVLVCYDVTNPTSFENVLIKWYPEVNHFCRDVPVILIGCKTDLRKDKERTRRLKAMDQAPITYTQGEETRRHMSAELYLECSAKYRENVEDIFRDATKKALASSRRARQRTKKRHCVIL